In the Desulfovibrio subterraneus genome, CAACGGCAGCCGCAGACACGGGGAAAAACGCCCCCGCCGGCGGCACGGTCGTATCCGGCGATTTGCCCGCCGGGATGGAACATCTCGCAGAAAGACGACTTGCGCTGAAAACCTCCGGAGCACGCAAGGCTGCGGGAGCAGGCAGGACCATGGAAACAGGGAATGCACAGGGTGCAGGGAAGGCGGCTGATGCAGGTGGTGATGCCGCCGAGGCCGCCCCCGAGGCGGGCCCGACCGGAAATGGTTCCGGCGGGGCGGAAATGCCGCTCACCGATCCGGCATCGGTGGAGCTTTCCCTTCCCGAAGGCATGCCCGTGGATGAGGCCCTGCTCGGCAATTACCGGCAGTTCTGCGTGGATTGCGGGCTGACACCCGCGCAGGCCCAGCAGGCTGCGGAGTTCTATCTTGCGGAAACGGGCAGCCGCATGCGGCAGGAAAAGGAGATGTCGCTCCGTTCCCTCAGGGAGGGAGCGTGGGCGGGCCACTTTGACGAGAAGCTGGCCAGGGCCAACTACGCAACGCACGTGCTGGACCGTGAGGTGGGCGGAAGGCTGCGCCCCATGCTTGCTTCCGGACTCGGCAATAACGCCGTGTTTGCGGAAATGATGGCCGTGATCGGGGAGTGCATCAGCGAAGATGCATTCTCTTCACATCCCGGAGCCTATGCGGGTTCCCATCGTATGATGACAACCGAAGAATACCTGAGAACAGAAGTGTTCAAGAATAACTAAGGAGCAACGAACATGGGTGCGACACTGAAAGAACTGGCAACCGTACATAGCCGCAAGATGCCTGAACAGGTGGACAGCCTGACCGAAGAGGCACCTATTCTGGCGGTGATTCCCTTTGAAGAGGCATCGCACGGTCTGTGGAACATGTATGAGGACGTGAACGATGTGGACGGTGCCGGCTGGGTTGAGATGAACGCCCCCCTGCCTGCCGTCGACGTGACCTCCGACCTGAAGAAGGTGGACCTTTCCATCCTCGGCGGCGAGATCGAATGCCCCGAAGATACCGCCAACATGTTCGGCGGTACGGCCAACTACTTCTCCAAGAAGCTGCCCAAGGTCATCCGCAAATCCGGCATGGCCGCGGAACAGCGCATTCTGTACGACAACTTCCGCAGCTGGGCGCTGGACAAGGGCAAGGCTGTGAGCGCCGGTGCAGCCACCGACGACTGCTATTCCATGCTGGCCGTGCGTTTCATCTCCGGCGAAACCACCGGCCTGTATTCCAGAGAAAGCTTCAAGCAGGGGTCCCTGCTTGACGTTACCCCCATCAACAGCGGCGCCCTCTACAAAGCCGCATCGGGCAAGCATCAGGGTGTGCTGTGCTTCGGCATGCGCCTCAAGGCCTACTTCGGCATTCAGATTGCCAACAGGCATTCCGTGGCGGCCATTGTGAACATCAACAAGTCCAATCTGCCCACGGCCATGATGATTGATGACCTGCTGGCCGATGTGCGCGCCATTCCGGGCAACACGTACCTGTTCATGCACGAGAAGGCAAAGACACTGCTGCACGAACACAAGGGCAAGGCCCTGCAGGTGAATGTGGGCGGCAAGGACATGGACCGCCAGATCACGCACTGGAACGGTGTGGAGATCGTCACTTCCTACAACTTCCTCGATGCTGCCGAAAAGGCCGTCGCTTTCTAAGAGCATTGCGGGCTTTCCGCATGCAGAAAAGGAGAAACACCATGTATAAGAATCAGCTTACTGTGTATGGTGAGCATTTGGCCAAGGCGCAGGTTCTGCCTGCAAACGCTACTGCAGAAGGAAACGGCGGCTCCCGCAAGGCCGGGTCCATGCTCGGCGCGGCAGAGGTGGTCATGGTTGCGGCAAGTGCCGTGACCGTGGCGGAAAACGGTACGCTCACGCTTGCCCTGCAGGAAAGTGCGGATGACAGCGCCTTTGCTGAAGTGCCTGTGATCTTCCGTAGAACCGCTTCCGGCGCGGCAATGACCTTTGCCGCCGGAGAGGTGATGGCGCGCCTTCCCATGCCTTCGGATACCGCGAAGTATGTGAAGGCCGTTTTCGGCACTGACGACGCGGCCGCCACCGGCACCGTGAACGTCATCTTCGAATACCTGCCCCGTTAACAGGAACCGGGCGCTCCGCATCTGCCGGAGCGCCCGGTTGTATATCCTTTCCCCCCCCCTTTTCCGTTGCATGAAGCCGGCTCTTTTCCAGTCACCTGCAGGCCGGGCGGCGGGAAAAGGGAGCGGAAGGGGGGCACAGAACACATTCAGGAGAACAAGGATGCGAAACATGAACGATATTACCGAGCAGGATGCCAGAAGGTTCCGGATGGCACTGCTGCGGGCAAAGCTGACGAGGCTGGCCGTCACCTTTGAAGAAGATGCTGACGAGGCCATGCTGGAACGCCTGGTCGCCTATGCAGAACGGCAACGGGCCGGAGGCGGGACCACTGATACCGGCGCGGGAGGCTGCTGTAAAAAGTGCGCTTCGGGACGGGACACCGAAACTTCTGACTGCTGCCGCGCACAGCGCAGGGAGGCGTGATTCATGGCTTCTGTCATTTCCATATGCAACAAGGGGCTGCGGTATCTCGGGGGTGAGGAGATTCTTTCCCTTGAGCAGGAATCGCGGGGTGCACGCCTGTGCAACCAGTATTACGCCGAGGTGCGTGACGAGCTGCTCGAAGAGCATCATTGGAACTTTGCAGCGCGGTATGTCTCGCTTGCTCTGCTTCCCGAATCGCCTCTGTTCGGTTTTACGCGGGCGTATCAGTTGCCTGCGGACTGTCTGCGGGTGCGCAGGCTGCGTGACAATGCCGACTTTGAAGTGGTGGAAAACCGCGTTCTGTACACAGACGCGCTATCCGCCGAAGCGGTGGTGACGGCGCGCGTGACGGACCCCGCCCGTTTTCCCGCGCTGTTTGTCGAGGTGCTTGCCCGCAAACTGGCTGCGGAACTGGCGGTGCCGCTGATGAACAGTTCGCGGCTTGAGCAGTCCATGATGACCAAGTATGTCAACGCGCTTGAGCGCGCCAAGGCCATGGACGCCACGGAAGGGGCCAGTGACCCCGATGACACGAACGAGTGGGTGCGCGCCCGCCTCTGGTAACAGGCGGGCGGTGGAGAAAAGCGATGAAGACGATCTGTTCAAACGGAAGGCGGTTTGCGGCGAAGGGCATATATGCCCCGCTGCGGGAGGGTGAGCGGACATGAGTTCGGTCAATATTCTTCAGTCGAGCTTCAACGGGGGCGAACTGTCTCCGCTGATGGATGCGAGAGTGGACCAGAGCCGCTACGGCAACGGCTGCTCACTGCTGCGCAATATGTTTGTCCATCCGCATGGACCAGCCAGCCGCAGGCCGGGGCTGCGGTATGCGGGCGGGTGCAAGTATCATGAACGACGGGCGCGGCTCATTCCTTTCGCCTTCAGCGTTGATCAGTCATACGCTCTGGAATGCGGCCACCTGTACATGCGGGTGTGGAAGGATGGCGGGCAGGTGGTGCGGGAGGACGGCACCCCTGTGGAGGTGGCCACTCCGTGGACCGAGGAGGATCTTGAGGGACTCAAGTTCTGCCAGTCTGCGGACGTGATGTATATTGTTTCACCGGCCCATGCGCCACGCAAGATCATGCGGCATGCGCATGATGACTGGCGCGTTGCCGGACTGGTCTTCGGTTCCGGCGTCATCAAGCCCGCAGGACTTGCCGGAAAGGCCGTGGGTGCCTCCGGTACCCGCGAGTATTCCTATGTGGTGACCGCCGTGAACAAGGACACCGAGGAAGAAAGCCTTCCTTCCGAACCGGTGCGGGTGCAGGCGGCTTCTTCGCTGAATGTGGATGATCGCATTGAGCTGAGCTGGGACGTGCCGGAAGGCAACTATGAGTACCGTATCTACAAATGCTGGAACGATTCTGAAAGCTACGGGTTTGTGGGCAGGGCTTCCAGCGGTTCCTGGGTGGACCGGGGCGCAACGCCTGATTTTGATGATGGTCCGCCCGAGATTCGCAATCCCTTCACGGAAGAGGGCAGTTATCCCTCTGTGGTGCAGTTCTTTCAGCAGCGGCTGTGTTTTGCGTCAAGCAGGCAGAAGCCGCAGACCGTGTGGACGAGCCAGTCCGGCAACTACGAGAATCTGAACGTGTCCAACCCCCTGCGGGCTGATGATGCGGTTACCGCCACTATTGCGGCGGACCGGGTCAATGCCATTCGCTGGATGCTGCCGACCAAGGAATTGCTCATCGGAACGGTGGGGGGCGAATGGATCATGTCCGGCGTGAACGGCGAGCCGCTTTCGCCCATGTCTGTGGCGTTTCAGCGGCAGACTGTGCGCGGTTCTGCGGACATCATGCCCATTGTCATCGGTTCCACCGTGCTGTTCGTGCAGCGCTGCGGCAAGGTGGTGCGCGAGTTCCGCTACAGTCTGGATGTGGACGGGTACGACGCCGGAGACCTGACCGTGCTCTCGGAACACATGACCCGCGACAGCATGGTCCGCGAATGGGCATATCAGCAGTCTCCGCATTCCATTGTGTGGTGCGTGCTTGAGAACGGGGCCTTGGTCGCCTTCACTTACGAACGCGAGCACAAGGTCGTGGGCTGGCACAGGCATGATACCGACGGCGTGTTCGAATCGATATGCACCATCCCCGGTCTTGGGGGGGATGAGCTGTGGTGCATTGTCCGCCGTGAAATAGAAGGCGTTCCGCGCCGGTATGTGGAGCGTCTGGCTTCGTATTTTGCCGGTGGCGGCATGCGCGATGCCTTTTTCGTGGACAGCGGGCTCACCTATGAAGGGGCTCCGCAGGACGAGATGGTCGGGCTTGAGCATCTTGAAGGAAAGACGGTTTCCATCCTCACCGATGGCTGGGTGCATCCCGACAGGGTGGTCACGGGCGGCCGCGTGGTGCTGGATAGGGCGGCTTCGCTGGTGCATGTGGGATTGGGCTTTGTCTCCGACCTGTCGCCCATGAAGCCGGAAGTGCCCTTGCGTGACGGCACGGCACAGGGGCGCACCAAGCGTATCAGCCGCCTGTGGGTGCGCCTGCATGAATCGCTGGGACTTAAGGTGGGGCCGGATGCTTCGCGGCTGCGCGAAGTGGTCTTTCGCAAGGGCAGCGATGCGCTGGGGCAGGCCATTCCCCTGTTCACCGGAGATAAGGTGGCTGAGTTTGACGCGGGCTATTCGCCGGATGCGGGCATTCTTGTCCGTCAGGACTATCCGTTGCCCATGACCGTTCTTGCGCTCATCGCGCAGTTGGAGGTGGGAGACCGATGATACATGGCTGGATGAAGGATGTGCGGATTGTCGCGGCGGGGCGTGAACATCTCACCCCGCTGTATGGCAGGCTGCGCAGAAGCGACTGCAATGAGGTGCTGGCAGCCACAGGACTTGTGCCGGAGGCGGGGCTTGAACGCTCGTTTGCCCTGTCGTCTCTGGTGTGGGCCGTGTTGCGGAGGGAAGAGGTGATTGCCCTGTTCGGAGCAGGAGCAGGGCGCAGGGCGGATACGGGTAGCCCGTGGATGCTCGGCACCGATGCCCTGAATGATATGGCGCGCGGATTTGCAATCCATTCCCTGCGGTATATCGGGCTGATGCGGCACCGGTATCCGTATCTGGAAAACTGGGTGGATGCCCGCAACCATGCTTCCATTCGCTGGTTGCGCCGGTGCGGTTTCACCGTAGAGAAGGCGGCTCCGTTCGGCCCGTTCGGGTTGCCGTTTCATAACTTTCATATGGGAGGTGGGCATGTGCACCATACTTAACCTTGCCCTTGCGGCCAGTGCCGTTGTGGGGATGGGCTCCACGCTGATCATGCAGGAAGAGGCCGCGGCCAACCAGCGTCGCATGGCCAATTATCAGGCAGACTTGGCTGAGACGCAGGCGCGTCAGGCCCGCTATGAGGCGGATAACACAAGAAAGCTGGCCAGATACGAAGCCGGAAGCATGCGCAGGGATTTTCTGCGGGCGCAGGGGGAGCAGCGGTCGCTTCTGGCGGCAGGCGGTGTGAGCATGGCGGACGGCAGCGCCATGGACGTGCTGCTGGATAATGCATCCGAGGCAAGACGGCGTGAGGAGCTCAGGCTCTATCAGGGCGAGATGGATGCGTGGCGGGCGGAGAACCAGTCCCGCAGCCTGCTGGCAGATGTCGGACTGAACAGGATGCAGGCATCGCAGAGTCGTGTTTCCGGCTGGACCTATGCCAAGACCGGCACATCGTTCATGTCGCAGCAGGCAGGTGCTTATGCCAGGTAGCGGAATACCTCTCGGAGCGCTTTTCGGGAGCGGGTTGTCCGCAGCCGATTCCACGCTGGGGTCCTA is a window encoding:
- a CDS encoding major capsid protein; translation: MGATLKELATVHSRKMPEQVDSLTEEAPILAVIPFEEASHGLWNMYEDVNDVDGAGWVEMNAPLPAVDVTSDLKKVDLSILGGEIECPEDTANMFGGTANYFSKKLPKVIRKSGMAAEQRILYDNFRSWALDKGKAVSAGAATDDCYSMLAVRFISGETTGLYSRESFKQGSLLDVTPINSGALYKAASGKHQGVLCFGMRLKAYFGIQIANRHSVAAIVNINKSNLPTAMMIDDLLADVRAIPGNTYLFMHEKAKTLLHEHKGKALQVNVGGKDMDRQITHWNGVEIVTSYNFLDAAEKAVAF